In Aedes albopictus strain Foshan chromosome 3, AalbF5, whole genome shotgun sequence, the following are encoded in one genomic region:
- the LOC134289551 gene encoding arrestin domain-containing protein 3-like — MPKEKASKRVNCDIRFDNNPNGIFKAGDTASGSISLTLAQPKKVRGICLFITGFAETFWEDKVPHGPKNKKTKAQFKGREDFITQKSYLVGSETGSPIDLATGNTYYYFRFNIPPSAPTSMEGKYGHVRYLVKVALERPWKYDHNFQMPFTVLAKTDFDENSSNLKKPIKVEDQLRFYCWICKSAPLMVKATVPKSMYTPGDSLDVLIEVNNLSKEDVSEILVKFQKVVKFLSQVQVIDSTQLYAENKLIKYETIEMQRTSSVAKQANANFEKHFLVGPITPTEERQSKILKIGYEINILVKPKLSPQRIHLTIPIIIGSVGAKTEEALEIAMSAGVAKLAEGLNRDQPTAPPPPYDENQSSLYPLSSLQQAYARENSSDE, encoded by the exons ATGCCTAAGGAGAAAGCATCCAAACGGGTCAATTGCGATATTCGCTTCGACAATAATCCCAATGGGATCTTCAAAGCGGGAGATACGGCTTCTGGATCTATCAGCCTTACGTTAGCGCAGCCGAAAAAAGTTAGAG GTATTTGCTTATTCATAACCGGATTCGCCGAAACTTTCTGGGAGGACAAGGTACCTCATGGCCCCAAGAATAAGAAAACCAAAGCGCAGTTCAAAGGTCGCGAAGACTTCATAACGCAGAAGTCCTATCTAGTCGGATCGGAAACAGGAAGTCCAATTGACCTTGCCACGGGTAACACCTACTACTACTTTCGGTTCAACATTCCGCCATCGGCTCCGACCTCGATGGAGGGAAAGTACGGTCATGTAAGGTACCTCGTCAAGGTTGCCCTTGAACGACCTTGGAAGTACGATCATAACTTCCAAATGCCCTTTACCGTGTTAGCCAAAACCGATTTCGATGAAAACAGTTCAAATCTGAAGAAACCCATCAAAGTGGAAGACCAACTGAGGTTCTACTGCTGGATTTGCAAATCGGCTCCGCTGATGGTAAAAGCAACGGTTCCCAAATCCATGTACACTCCAGGTGATTCGCTGGACGTTCTTATCGAAGTGAACAACCTCAGCAAGGAGGATGTCTCCGAAATCCTGGTGAAGTTCCAAAAAGTGGTCAAGTTCCTGAGTCAAGTGCAGGTCATCGACAGCACCCAACTCTACGCTGAAAACAAACTGATCAAGTACGAAACCATTGAAATGCAGAGGACTTCCTCGGTTGCCAAGCAAGCCAACGCAAATTTTGAAAAGCACTTCCTCGTTGGACCGATCACTCCTACCGAAGAACGCCAGAGCAAAATCCTGAAAATCGGATACGAGATAAACATTCTGGTCAAGCCGAAACTGTCTCCGCAGAGGATTCATCTTACCATTCCCATCATTATCGGATCGGTTGGAGCCAAAACGGAGGAAGCGCTGGAGATTGCCATGTCTGCAGGAGTGGCTAAGCTTGCCGAGGGTTTGAACCGGGATCAACCAACGGCTCCTCCGCCCCCGTACGATGAGAACCAATCGAGTTTGTACCCGTTGAGCTCGTTGCAGCAGGCCTATGCAAGAGAGAATAGTAGCGATGAGTGA